The Actinosynnema mirum DSM 43827 genomic interval CGCGGGCTCCTGCGTCAGGCCGGGGGGATCAGGTGATCGCCTGGAGGGCGCGCCGCTCGCGCCAGTTCCTGGCCTTCTCCCGGTTGCCGCACAGCTGCATCGAGCACCACGTGCGGGACCTGTTGCGGGACCGGTCGAAGAAGGCCCGCAGGCAGCTCTCCGCCGGGCAGATCTTGAAGCGCTCCCACGAGCCGAGCACCGCGAGCCTCGCGGCGGCGCCCAGGACCGCGCCCAGCGCGTCCGCGCTGGCCAGGACCGGCACGCCGTGGCTGAGGTCCACGGTGACGATGGTCGCGACGATAGCGGGATCGGGGCCCTCGTGCGGGTCCCCCAGCGAGCGCCGGAGGGCGGTTCGGGCGGCACGCACGGCGACCAGGTCCCCCGAGTCGCCTAGCCCCCGCTCGCTGACCCAGGCGCGCCACGCGGCTGTGCCGTCCAGCACGTCCGCGCCGATTTCCAGATCCCTGGTGTTCAGGAAAGCGAGCAGCAGCTCCACATCGTGTTCCGCATCGCCGACTCGACCCTGCGCGAGAGCCGCGTGGTCCCAGCCGGCCGCCAGACCAGTCACCCCTCCACTGTAGGCGCGACCACCGCCCGCTGTCGTGAAGTCGTGGCCAGCGCGACGCCAACCAGGGTATTCATCGTGTGTATACGTCGTGTGTATAGTCGTCCGCATGTCGATCGGACACACACTGCTGGGCCTGCTGGAGAAGGGGCCGAGGCATGGCTACGACCTCAAGCGGGCCTACGACGAGCGCTTCGGGCAGGACCGCCCGCTGCACTACGGGCAGGTGTACACAACGCTCTCGCGGCTGCTGAAGAACGGCCTCATCCAGGAGGCGGGCGTGGAGGCGGGCGACGGCCCCGACCGCAAGCGCTACGCCATCACCGACGCGGGCGTCACCGACGTCGAGGGCTGGCTGAGCACGCCCGAGAAGCCCGAGCCCTACCTGCAGAACACCCTGTACACGAAGGTCGTGCTCGCGCTCCTGTCCGGTCGCAGCGCCGACGACGTGCTGGACACCCAGCGCGGCGCGCACCTCGACCTCATGCGCAAGCTCACCAAGCGCAAGGCGGACGGCGACCTGGCCGACCAGCTGATCTGCGACCACGCCCTCTTCCACCTGGAGGCCGACCTCCGGTGGCTCGAACTGACCGCCGCCCGGTTGGGCAGGCTGAAAACGGAGGTGGCCCGATGAGGCCCCTGCTCGAAGCCGTCGACCTGCGCAAGTCCTTCGGCCCGACCCCCGCGCTCGACGGCGCCGGTCTGGCCGTCCACGCGGGCGAGGTGCTGGCCATCATGGGGCCGTCCGGCTCCGGCAAGTCCACCCTGCTGCACTGCCTCGCGGGCATCCTCCAGCCGGACGGCGGCACGGTCCGCTACCGCGACGTGGAGCTGAGCGCGCTGGCGGACGGGGCGCGCAGCGAGCTGCGGCGCACCGACTTCGGCTTCGTGTTCCAGTTCGGGCAGCTGGTGCCCGAACTGTCCTGCCTGGAGAACGTGGCGCTCCCGCTGCGCCTGGGCGGCGTGAAGCGCAAGGCCGCCGAGTCCAGGGCGCGCGAGTGGCTGGAGCGCCTGGAGGTCGACGGCGTCGCGGACAAGCGGCCCGGCGAGACCTCCGGCGGCCAGGCCCAGCGCGTCGCCGTGGCGCGCGCGCTGGTCACCGGCCCGAAGGTGGTGTTCGCCGACGAGCCGACCGGCGCGCTGGACTCGCTCAACGGCGAGCGCGTGATGCAGTTCCTGGTCACGGCCGCGCGCGAGACCAACGCGGCCGTCGTGCTGGTCACCCACGAGGCGCGGGTCGCCGCCTACTCCGACCGCGAGGTCGTCGTGCGCGACGGCAAGTCCCGCGAAGTGGAGCGCGTTCGGTGAAGCGCGTCTTCGCCGACCTGCTCCTCGGCGTCCGCCTGGCCGCAGGCGGAGGACGCGGGGCGTGGGTCCGACTGGTGCTGACCGGCATGGGCATCGGCCTCGGCGTGCTGGTGCTGCTGGTGGGCGCGACCGTTCCGTCGATCATGGAGAACCGGGGCGAGCGCCAGGCCGCCAGGA includes:
- a CDS encoding ABC transporter ATP-binding protein; the encoded protein is MRPLLEAVDLRKSFGPTPALDGAGLAVHAGEVLAIMGPSGSGKSTLLHCLAGILQPDGGTVRYRDVELSALADGARSELRRTDFGFVFQFGQLVPELSCLENVALPLRLGGVKRKAAESRAREWLERLEVDGVADKRPGETSGGQAQRVAVARALVTGPKVVFADEPTGALDSLNGERVMQFLVTAARETNAAVVLVTHEARVAAYSDREVVVRDGKSREVERVR
- a CDS encoding CGNR zinc finger domain-containing protein produces the protein MELLLAFLNTRDLEIGADVLDGTAAWRAWVSERGLGDSGDLVAVRAARTALRRSLGDPHEGPDPAIVATIVTVDLSHGVPVLASADALGAVLGAAARLAVLGSWERFKICPAESCLRAFFDRSRNRSRTWCSMQLCGNREKARNWRERRALQAIT
- a CDS encoding PadR family transcriptional regulator, which translates into the protein MSIGHTLLGLLEKGPRHGYDLKRAYDERFGQDRPLHYGQVYTTLSRLLKNGLIQEAGVEAGDGPDRKRYAITDAGVTDVEGWLSTPEKPEPYLQNTLYTKVVLALLSGRSADDVLDTQRGAHLDLMRKLTKRKADGDLADQLICDHALFHLEADLRWLELTAARLGRLKTEVAR